One Mycolicibacterium goodii genomic region harbors:
- a CDS encoding AAA family ATPase, with the protein MPLVRLDVDRGFREPILSPRVTSHLEQIRDERLRSDQLEAAGLSPSRTVLLTGPPGVGKTLSARWLARELELPFLVLDLSAVMSSLLGRTGANLRRVLDYAKREPCVLLLDELDSIAKHRNDETEVGELKRLVTVLIQEIDDWPESSLLLAATNHPELLDRAIWRRFDHVIELALPTAEQLVRAVEVFASPNAVDPEIAAALAISSNGLSFSDLEREIFNIRRRAALQGLDFTEAMVEQVKSSARELPSKERRELAVALASSGEISQRKISDITGVSRDTIRARLASEKES; encoded by the coding sequence ATGCCGTTAGTTCGTCTCGACGTGGATCGCGGCTTCCGTGAACCGATCTTGTCCCCGCGGGTGACGAGCCACCTCGAGCAGATTCGCGACGAACGGCTGAGGTCGGACCAGCTCGAAGCGGCCGGCCTTTCACCCAGTCGCACCGTCTTGCTGACCGGACCGCCTGGCGTGGGAAAAACGCTTTCCGCTCGGTGGTTAGCCAGAGAGCTTGAACTGCCGTTCCTGGTGCTCGATCTGAGTGCAGTAATGAGCAGTCTGCTCGGAAGGACTGGCGCGAATTTGCGGAGGGTGCTGGACTATGCCAAACGTGAGCCCTGCGTCCTTCTGCTAGATGAGTTGGATTCGATTGCCAAGCACCGCAATGACGAGACCGAGGTCGGCGAACTCAAACGTCTTGTCACCGTGCTGATTCAGGAGATTGACGATTGGCCAGAATCTTCCCTCCTGTTGGCTGCAACAAATCACCCAGAGTTACTCGACCGAGCAATCTGGCGGAGGTTCGACCACGTAATCGAGCTTGCGTTGCCGACCGCTGAGCAACTAGTTCGGGCCGTTGAAGTCTTCGCGTCGCCTAACGCTGTTGACCCAGAAATTGCTGCAGCTCTGGCGATTTCGTCCAACGGTCTGTCCTTCAGTGATCTCGAAAGAGAAATTTTTAACATCAGGAGGCGGGCGGCACTGCAGGGGCTGGATTTCACCGAAGCGATGGTGGAACAAGTCAAGTCGTCTGCGCGGGAACTCCCTTCGAAAGAACGCCGTGAGCTTGCCGTGGCGCTCGCCTCCAGCGGCGAGATTTCTCAACGCAAAATCAGTGACATCACCGGCGTCAGTCGCGACACGATACGGGCCCGCCTTGCTAGTGAAAAGGAGTCATAG
- a CDS encoding phage protease yields the protein MALTLNDEQEAQLLDLIGLPAADPGETNVEDVLDTIADLAEEGTKATASAQAGGETPTGIAAAAKAAGLEVVDPNTLDDLRAQAAEGRRLAAVAAQAKVAASVDDAITRGKIAPSRREHWLTICAADAGMVDVLAGIPDETAVPMTELGHSLEPIAHGGDGAWLY from the coding sequence ATGGCACTCACGCTGAACGACGAGCAAGAAGCGCAGTTGCTCGACCTCATCGGGCTACCGGCGGCCGACCCCGGCGAGACCAACGTCGAGGATGTCCTCGACACGATCGCCGACCTCGCCGAGGAGGGCACCAAGGCCACCGCCTCGGCCCAGGCCGGCGGGGAGACCCCGACCGGCATCGCAGCCGCCGCCAAGGCCGCCGGGCTCGAAGTCGTCGACCCCAACACCCTCGACGACCTACGCGCCCAGGCCGCCGAGGGTCGCCGCCTCGCCGCCGTCGCCGCACAGGCCAAGGTCGCGGCGTCGGTCGACGACGCGATCACCCGCGGCAAGATCGCACCGAGCCGACGCGAGCACTGGCTCACGATCTGCGCCGCTGACGCCGGCATGGTGGACGTCCTCGCTGGCATCCCCGACGAAACCGCCGTGCCCATGACCGAACTCGGGCACTCGCTCGAACCGATCGCCCACGGCGGCGACGGTGCGTGGCTGTACTGA
- a CDS encoding major capsid protein — translation MPNPLIPELNGERLSVDAVMRQPTRIRDRIATLADRQLLMPRFFRPYGAPVLGGGLLYASLTAAEFFTAGPIEKCTPGAEYRRVQPLEPEPRLAPVEDWGATAEVLDESMVRNDKSALDTATIQLTNELLRLLDTRTIEVLEEASLGDVLVAHGWENLIFEGPLDQLTPSGDRPTAHFAQAQELADLDEMSIQLDTLVVSPQQNRQLRTAYAENLDAMLRSAGLTLYANPRVPDGTAYLAEAGSVGTVGFEVPLTVEIVPVPLERKRIVQAYCVPALAVDRPFACKKIIGL, via the coding sequence GTGCCGAATCCACTCATCCCCGAACTCAACGGCGAACGCCTCAGCGTTGACGCCGTGATGCGGCAACCGACGCGCATCCGCGATCGGATCGCGACGCTCGCTGATCGCCAGCTCCTCATGCCGCGGTTCTTCCGCCCCTACGGTGCGCCAGTCCTCGGCGGCGGCCTGCTCTACGCCTCGCTGACGGCCGCGGAATTCTTCACCGCGGGCCCCATCGAGAAGTGCACCCCTGGCGCGGAATACCGCCGGGTCCAGCCGCTCGAACCCGAACCGCGACTCGCCCCGGTCGAGGATTGGGGTGCGACGGCCGAGGTGCTCGACGAGTCCATGGTGCGCAACGACAAGAGCGCGCTCGACACCGCGACGATCCAGCTCACCAATGAGCTGTTGCGCCTACTCGACACCCGCACGATCGAGGTGCTCGAAGAGGCAAGCCTCGGTGACGTCCTGGTCGCCCACGGGTGGGAGAACCTCATCTTTGAGGGTCCGCTCGACCAGCTCACCCCCAGCGGCGACCGCCCCACGGCGCACTTCGCCCAGGCCCAGGAACTCGCCGACCTCGACGAAATGTCGATTCAGCTCGACACGCTCGTCGTGTCGCCGCAGCAGAACCGCCAACTCCGCACCGCCTACGCCGAGAACCTCGACGCAATGCTCCGGTCGGCCGGCCTCACGCTGTACGCAAACCCGCGCGTGCCCGACGGCACCGCCTACCTCGCCGAGGCGGGATCGGTCGGCACCGTCGGGTTCGAGGTCCCCCTCACCGTCGAGATTGTGCCGGTGCCGCTCGAACGCAAGCGCATCGTGCAGGCCTACTGCGTCCCGGCGCTGGCTGTCGACCGGCCATTCGCCTGCAAGAAAATCATCGGACTCTGA
- a CDS encoding capsid cement protein: MSRTLGINPSVYEPGQSVTGKATAAVTAKRFVAISGNRIGGNLAVAPAAAGGRSFGVAGHDAETGELVRVLRGAGRVIHVTAAGAIAAFAEVQVTADGKAATKAAGVAVGYAVTGAVDGADAEIALY, translated from the coding sequence GTGAGCCGCACCCTCGGAATCAACCCCTCGGTCTACGAACCGGGCCAGTCCGTCACCGGCAAGGCGACCGCCGCGGTCACCGCCAAGCGTTTCGTCGCCATCTCGGGGAACCGCATCGGCGGGAACCTCGCCGTCGCACCCGCCGCCGCCGGTGGGCGCAGCTTCGGCGTAGCCGGCCACGACGCCGAGACGGGCGAACTCGTGCGCGTACTGCGCGGCGCGGGCCGAGTCATCCACGTCACCGCCGCCGGCGCGATCGCCGCGTTCGCCGAGGTGCAGGTCACCGCCGACGGCAAGGCCGCCACCAAGGCCGCCGGGGTCGCCGTCGGCTACGCCGTGACCGGCGCGGTCGACGGTGCTGACGCCGAAATCGCGCTGTACTAA
- a CDS encoding head maturation protease, ClpP-related: MRSTPALSADPVTGRADRQWFKFTPTAKADGKAKTATLRIYDVIGADVFFGGVDVNECVALIEGLDDDAELTVRINSPGGAAWDGLALANAIMRHPGNTTTHVDGLAASAASLIALAGDEVVVSKYGQVMLHNARGGLYGTAEELAAAGEQLAKLNGTMAAFYAGRAGGTVAEWTVAMARESWYTPDEALAAGLATAIDESGKREDVEAQAAASIAKAAATFRYPGRSAAPDPDERRRRVVAVARARRTRRARRTHAQTGVAP, from the coding sequence ATGAGGTCCACGCCCGCGCTGAGCGCCGATCCGGTCACCGGCCGAGCTGATCGCCAGTGGTTCAAGTTCACCCCGACAGCCAAGGCTGACGGCAAGGCCAAGACCGCGACGTTGCGCATCTACGACGTGATCGGGGCCGATGTGTTCTTCGGTGGTGTCGACGTCAACGAGTGCGTGGCGCTGATCGAGGGCCTCGACGACGACGCCGAACTGACGGTGCGGATCAACTCGCCCGGCGGCGCGGCGTGGGACGGCCTCGCGCTGGCGAACGCGATCATGCGTCACCCCGGCAATACGACGACCCACGTCGACGGCCTCGCCGCGAGTGCCGCGTCGCTGATCGCCCTTGCCGGCGATGAGGTGGTCGTGTCCAAGTACGGGCAAGTGATGCTGCACAACGCCCGCGGTGGCCTCTACGGCACCGCCGAGGAACTTGCCGCCGCAGGTGAGCAGCTCGCCAAGCTCAACGGCACGATGGCCGCGTTCTACGCCGGCCGTGCAGGCGGCACCGTCGCCGAGTGGACCGTCGCGATGGCGCGGGAGTCTTGGTACACCCCTGACGAGGCCCTCGCCGCCGGTCTCGCGACCGCCATCGACGAGAGCGGCAAGCGCGAGGACGTCGAGGCCCAAGCCGCCGCCTCGATCGCCAAGGCCGCCGCGACGTTCCGCTACCCCGGCCGATCGGCCGCACCCGACCCCGACGAGCGCCGCCGGCGCGTCGTCGCTGTAGCGCGAGCCCGTCGCACCCGACGAGCCCGCCGTACCCACGCACAGACAGGAGTCGCACCGTGA
- a CDS encoding helix-turn-helix domain-containing protein, producing the protein MTIAPQLGVFVSLDDARRLLALIDSASRVARPSAAAADVARRLRQSVESCAKLSPAQENPQSAVHSGVGPIHSGRHDHLTAAEAARILGCTPANLRDLRRRGVLAGQQVGREWLYRADEVHARAERRSGHRPS; encoded by the coding sequence GTGACGATTGCACCGCAGCTCGGCGTGTTCGTGTCCCTCGACGACGCCCGCCGCTTGCTCGCTCTCATCGACTCCGCGAGCCGGGTTGCCAGGCCCAGCGCCGCGGCCGCGGACGTGGCCCGCCGCCTGCGGCAATCGGTCGAATCTTGCGCCAAACTCTCGCCAGCGCAAGAGAACCCGCAAAGTGCCGTGCATTCCGGCGTGGGACCGATTCACAGTGGCCGACATGATCACCTCACCGCAGCCGAGGCGGCACGAATTCTCGGGTGCACCCCGGCCAACCTTCGCGACCTTCGCCGCCGAGGCGTTCTGGCCGGCCAGCAGGTCGGCCGCGAGTGGCTCTACCGCGCCGATGAGGTCCACGCCCGCGCTGAGCGCCGATCCGGTCACCGGCCGAGCTGA
- a CDS encoding helix-turn-helix domain-containing protein gives MTPKHRREWRKRVFGFANSDLKHAHKVVLLALETFADYPEGTNARPGVDRLAEFCNVNESTVRRALEAGQQLGLIEQTARANPKRSLAAVYRLLPQIVSTVHAGTLDDVSIVHASTLDTPIAPTFNRAKSAFLPGRNDVSTVHAGTPTNTHQINNHQGNGLRQSGTSLGPLDRPGDVATDLTAHQQPANGQAPPFIDGPFGRRCRRHAHLPKRPDNCNRCQEMAEAQEVAP, from the coding sequence ATGACACCCAAGCATCGCCGCGAGTGGCGCAAACGAGTGTTCGGGTTCGCAAACTCCGATCTGAAGCACGCGCATAAGGTCGTCCTACTGGCCCTCGAAACGTTCGCCGATTACCCCGAGGGAACCAACGCGCGCCCAGGTGTCGACAGGCTCGCCGAGTTCTGCAACGTCAACGAGAGCACGGTGCGCCGTGCGCTTGAGGCGGGACAGCAACTCGGACTCATCGAGCAGACCGCCCGAGCAAACCCGAAACGGAGCCTGGCGGCCGTCTATCGGCTACTGCCGCAGATCGTTTCAACCGTGCACGCGGGCACGCTAGACGACGTTTCAATAGTGCACGCCAGCACACTAGACACGCCGATAGCGCCAACTTTTAACCGTGCAAAGTCGGCGTTTCTACCGGGCAGAAATGACGTTTCGACCGTGCACGCGGGCACGCCCACCAATACACACCAAATCAATAACCACCAAGGGAATGGGTTACGTCAGTCGGGTACGTCACTAGGGCCGCTGGATCGACCTGGCGATGTCGCGACCGACCTGACGGCGCACCAGCAGCCAGCGAACGGCCAAGCACCTCCGTTCATCGATGGCCCGTTCGGGCGTCGGTGCCGACGGCACGCGCACCTCCCGAAGCGTCCCGACAACTGCAACAGATGCCAGGAGATGGCCGAGGCCCAGGAGGTCGCGCCGTGA